CTGGTCACCATGCAGTGGTGGGACGACCTGTGGCTCAACGAGGCCTTCGCCTCGTGGATGACCCCGCGCATCGTGGAGACCTGGCGCCCGGGCTGGGACGCGCCCGTCGAGCGCGTGCATGACCGCGCCCGGGCCCTGGACTCGGACAGCTTGCTGTCCGCGCGCCGCATCCGCCAGCCCATCGAGAGCGCCAACGACATCCACAACGCCTTCGACGGCATCACCTACGGCAAGGGCTCCGCGGTGCTGAGCATGACGGAGGAGTGGCTGGGCCGGGACGTCTTCCGCCGCGGCATCCAGCGCTACTTCCGCAAGCACGCGGGCGGCAACGCCACCGCGAAGGACTTCCTGGACGCCGTGTCCGCCGAGTCTGGCAAGGACGTGACGGGCATGCTGGGGACCTTCCTGGACCAGAGCGGCGCGCCGCTCGTCACCGCGTCGCTCGCGTGCGGCGCGGACGGGGCGAAGGTGGTGCTCACGCAGAAGCGCTACCTGCGTCTGGGCACGCAGTCGCCGGGCGCACAGACGTGGAAGGTGCCGGTGTGCGTGAAGTACGCGAACGGCGCGAAGGAGGCCCGGACCTGCACCCTGCTGGAGGGCGAGCGCACCGAGGTGGCCCTGCGCGAGGCGAAGACGTGCCCCGCCTGGGTGTTCCCCAACGCCGAGGGCGCGGGCTACTTCCGGGTTCAACTGGACGCCGACGCGGCGGCGAAGCTGGCGAAGGCGGGCATGCAGAAGCTGTCGCGCACGGAGCGGGTGACGTTCCTGACGGACGTGCGCGCGTTGGCGCTGGCCGGGTCGATTCCCGCCGCCGACGCCCTGTCGCTGGCGCGCCGCATGTCGAACGACCCGGACCGCGTTGTCACCCTGGCCTCGCTGGACCTGCTGGAGCTGGTCAGCTCGCGGCTGCTCCCGGACGAGAAGCTGAAGGACCGGGCCCGCTTCCTGCGTGACACGTATGGCCCCCGGGCGCGGCAGCTCGGCTTCACCCCGCGCAAGGGCGAGAACGAGGACACCCGCCTGCTCCGCCCCCGGCTGGTGCGGCTGGCGGGCCGTGACGGCAGGGACCCGAAGCTGCTCGCGGAGGCGCGCACCCTCGCGGACACGTGGCTGAAGGACAAGAGCGCGGTGGCGCCGGAGATGGTGGACGTGGTGCTCGCCATCGCCGCCACGGAGGGCGACGCGGCCTTCCGGGAGAAGCTCGCCGCCGCGGTGCGGGGTGAGAAGGACCGGCGCACGCGCCAGTACCTCATCGGCGCGCTGAGCAACTTCACGGACCCGGAGCTGGTGAAGAAGAACCTGGCCCTCGTCTTCGAGAAGGGCCTGGACCCGCGCGAGACGGTGTGGATGGCGTTCGCGGCGTCGCAGGGCCTGCGCACGCAGGACGTGGCCTTCGACTTCGTGACGACGAACTACGACCGGCTCGTGGGCGATTCTCCCGAGGCGCTGTTGCCCGAGGAGGCCGCCGGGCGCATGGCCTACGTCGGCAGCAACTTCTGCGACGCGGGCAAGCGCCAGCAGATGGCGGACTTCTTCACCGAGCGCAGCGCGAAGGCGAAGGGCGGCCCGCGGACGCTGGCGCAGGTGCTGGAAATCGTGGACCAGTGCATCGCGCTGAAGCAGGCGCAGGGGGCCAGCGTCGAGTCCTTCCTCGCGCAGGGCG
This genomic window from Myxococcus hansupus contains:
- a CDS encoding M1 family metallopeptidase encodes the protein MPNLLRPAALAAVALLSACGARQNPPATAEPPPSSQAVTATPQSPKLRLPTEMRPTGYTVELTLDPKVATFQGVVDIDLDVTKSVSVVWLHAKGLTVKKATLTQGASSFDVTAVPGEEDFLGFPLAKALATGPAKLRVVYDGLASEKETNGAFRVNEGDDWYIYTQFEPVAARRVFPSFDEPGFKVPWQLTFHVPAGTVAVTNTPQESEEARPDGGRTFRFARTQPLPSYLIAFGVGPFDFLPAADAGQKKVKTRIITPRGRTEEGVYAAQVTPEILAALEDYFGMPYPYEKLDVLAVPLLGGAMEHPGLVTFNSRFMLSKPAEDSLGRQRAFSETQVHELAHQWFGNLVTMQWWDDLWLNEAFASWMTPRIVETWRPGWDAPVERVHDRARALDSDSLLSARRIRQPIESANDIHNAFDGITYGKGSAVLSMTEEWLGRDVFRRGIQRYFRKHAGGNATAKDFLDAVSAESGKDVTGMLGTFLDQSGAPLVTASLACGADGAKVVLTQKRYLRLGTQSPGAQTWKVPVCVKYANGAKEARTCTLLEGERTEVALREAKTCPAWVFPNAEGAGYFRVQLDADAAAKLAKAGMQKLSRTERVTFLTDVRALALAGSIPAADALSLARRMSNDPDRVVTLASLDLLELVSSRLLPDEKLKDRARFLRDTYGPRARQLGFTPRKGENEDTRLLRPRLVRLAGRDGRDPKLLAEARTLADTWLKDKSAVAPEMVDVVLAIAATEGDAAFREKLAAAVRGEKDRRTRQYLIGALSNFTDPELVKKNLALVFEKGLDPRETVWMAFAASQGLRTQDVAFDFVTTNYDRLVGDSPEALLPEEAAGRMAYVGSNFCDAGKRQQMADFFTERSAKAKGGPRTLAQVLEIVDQCIALKQAQGASVESFLAQGATPRPPQAPAVR